The following are from one region of the Sandaracinus amylolyticus genome:
- the cysC gene encoding adenylyl-sulfate kinase: MSGSDRNLTWHAGEVSAADRARALGHGAATVWLTGLSGSGKSTLCRRVERALVERGVGAYVLDGDNVRMGLNADLGFGAKDREENIRRIGEVAKLMTDAGLVVLTAFISPFRADRARVRSIVPAGQFFEVHVATSIEECERRDPKGLYAKARRGEIRDFTGIDSPYEPPDAPELVVGHDGVGADVNAARIVEMLEVRGIVPR; encoded by the coding sequence ATGAGCGGATCGGATCGCAACCTGACGTGGCACGCGGGCGAGGTGAGCGCGGCGGATCGTGCGCGCGCGCTGGGGCACGGCGCGGCGACGGTGTGGCTCACGGGGCTCTCGGGGTCGGGCAAGAGCACGCTGTGCCGTCGCGTGGAGCGCGCGCTCGTCGAGCGCGGCGTCGGCGCGTACGTGCTCGACGGCGACAACGTGCGCATGGGGCTCAACGCGGATCTCGGCTTCGGCGCGAAGGATCGCGAGGAGAACATCCGGCGCATCGGCGAGGTCGCGAAGCTGATGACCGACGCGGGCCTCGTCGTGCTCACCGCGTTCATCTCGCCGTTCCGCGCCGACCGCGCGCGCGTGCGCTCGATCGTGCCCGCGGGGCAGTTCTTCGAAGTCCACGTCGCGACGTCGATCGAGGAGTGCGAGCGACGCGACCCCAAGGGCCTCTACGCGAAGGCGCGCCGCGGCGAGATTCGCGACTTCACGGGCATCGACTCGCCGTACGAGCCGCCCGACGCGCCCGAGCTGGTGGTGGGCCACGACGGAGTGGGCGCGGACGTGAACGCGGCGCGCATCGTCGAGATGCTCGAGGTCCGCGGGATCGTCCCGCGGTGA
- a CDS encoding VOC family protein yields the protein MQITRSALSLNVDDVTASAEFVKKHFGFTEDMAADGFVSLSRSDAGFNLIFLRTGLASFKPEAMKGRRADGLLVAFVVDDVDREYARLRAEGAPIVTPIETEAWGERYFQVEDPNGVILQLVQWVDPPQA from the coding sequence ATGCAGATCACTCGCTCGGCGCTCTCGCTCAACGTCGACGACGTCACCGCATCGGCGGAGTTCGTGAAGAAGCACTTCGGGTTCACCGAGGACATGGCGGCGGATGGGTTCGTCTCGCTCTCGCGCAGCGACGCGGGCTTCAACCTGATCTTCCTCCGGACCGGGCTGGCCTCGTTCAAACCCGAGGCGATGAAGGGCCGGCGCGCCGACGGGCTGCTCGTCGCGTTCGTGGTCGACGACGTCGATCGCGAGTACGCGCGGCTGCGCGCCGAGGGTGCCCCGATCGTCACGCCGATCGAGACCGAGGCGTGGGGCGAGCGGTACTTCCAGGTCGAAGACCCGAACGGCGTGATCCTGCAGCTCGTGCAGTGGGTCGATCCGCCGCAGGCGTGA